The following nucleotide sequence is from Podospora bellae-mahoneyi strain CBS 112042 chromosome 1 map unlocalized CBS112042p_1, whole genome shotgun sequence.
TTGCATCACCCCATTTCATGGCATGACTGGGACATCAAATTAACGCTGACTATCCCCTTCCTATTTCCCTTTTTAATGGCCTCCCCGGCATGTACATGCGTTCCTGTTATCGTAAATATCATCCGTCTACAACTCAGGAGCCATCTCCTGATATCTCATCATGTGTACAGTATATAAAACAGTAGAAAGAAAGGACGATGACTCAAAGAGCATTCATTGAAATTGGGTTAACTGGAGGACTGGGCAAAGGGCCAGTCTCCTGCGCGGCATACCTCCTGGCAGCAGAAGGCTTTCTCTCGCGCTGGGTCGAGTGGATGTCGATCAGTAAGTCCACCAGAGTTTCGGCGTCCTCTCTCAGCAGTTCGAGTTGCGCCTGGTTGTTGTCCGTAGGAGTGTTCCGGTATGCAGCAAAGACGATGCCTCTATTTGGCTTTTTGGTCGATGGGGCGCCCAGAGATTCCTGCTTGGAGGGATGGTAGCAGGTGTGGAACGAACACATATATCCACGGGCGTGTTCATCCTGCTTCAACTCGTCGCTTCTATACTCTAGCCAGTCTTCGGTCTGTAGGACCTTTTCATGAACAGGCGCGGAGATGCGGAATGGATATTTGATCGAACTCAAACCGTAAGCTGCGAGAAGACGGCCGGTTATTCTCCTGCTGGGTGTCCTACGGACAGAGGGTGTCGATCCAGAGATCGGCGtctgaggaggcgagggcgggTATGGCGACCGTCTAGAGGATGGTCGAGAAAGGCCCATGTCATTAGGCCAAAGATTGACCACATACACGAGATCAAAGTTGTATTTGGCCGCAATTCTCGCAGCTTCAAACGCGGCGGCCGTTGCTGGCCTGCTCgcaagaggaggggagagtgTCAGAAGAGGATATGTGGCAGAGGGTCGGCGAGGAGTAGGCGAGACTGGGGGATCGGGTGGCAATGGGAAGCTGGGCGGATTCCGACTCGATGGGTTTGGGCCAGGCCGGTTTGGTTGAGGCGGCACCGGAAACCCATCGAGGATCTCATCGTCGCTAAGCGCCATGAAGTCGTCCAGGCTTGGTTCCTTCAGGATCGTGTTGCTCTTTGCCATCGGTTTGGTCTGTCGGAGGGTCGAAAGACTGCTCGTCTTGCGCGGCTCCTTTTCAAGTTGGCCGGAGGCTTGCTCCCCAAAGACATGGACACTCCGTGATCGCTCGAGCGGTTCGATCAGGCCAAGTTTGGCCCGAtaggcagcagcaagaggCCGTGGAACGAGACTGGGAGATAccggaggagaagctgggggaGAGCATGGAGGTGTAGGAATCGGCGCAGGGCCAAATGATAACGACGGAGATCCTTCTTGTTCCGAAGGGCACCGCTTTCGATTGATCGGCGCCTTGGGCGAGACAGAGGGAGAAGTCGAACGTGGATTAACCTTGGAATTGGATCTCGACCGACGCTCCATTGTATCGTTATCACCCAGGCCCAGCGCGCCAGCTCCATCGAAGCTGAAGTCGAGTAGTTCAGCCAAGGAAGAACTGGTGCGGCTACTCCTAGGGCTGAGAGACGAGGTTCTTTGTGGAACGCGAGGGCTCTTCGCTGAGTGGTTGGATGGCCGAGGACTGATACTGATAGATACCAGTGAGTTCATACGAGGTGTGCTTGGGGCATCTGGGAGACTCTGCGCGCGTCGAGATTGTCTTGGACTCAATACGACCTCATCTCTGGCCATCATTCGTTGTGAAGTCGGCCGGATGAAAGATGGCGAAGGGAAGGTCTGCGAAGTGTCTCCTCCATTTGCTGACCAAGGCTCAACCGAAGATGGCTCGCTCTCATGCTCGGGTGTTCTAGAGGTAGTCTTCTTTTTCGACGTTGAGAAGAGCCGGAACCTCTTCTCAAGCCTCTCAAGCTTATCGAGACCGACGGCCATTGTGCTGTCTCGGGCTCGACCAGGTCTGAGAACGCCTGATCAGCAACGGTACAACTTGAGATGTGTGATGAGAGTAAATGTTGATTCGGGGAAACTCACCAGAGATGAGCTGAAAAGAGCGAGAGGTAATCACGGCTGGGGGTCTTGAGTTTGTTTAAAAAGCTGTGTTGAAGTggtggggagatggtgaatAATTTGCTGGCTGACTGGCGGAACCCACGACGAAAGGTGATGAAGAGTCGCAGTGCTGTTCCCAGGAGAAGGACGGGCGTGGTCGGTGATACAGAGCCTTGATCACTTGCTCATGACGGACATTTCAGTGGGTCTGACAAGGGGAGTGCAGAGCGGAGATGTCGATGCGGTCGGAGGGAAATTGGTGGTGGCCGTCAGACGGGTTGCTCCTCAGGGTCTCATGAAAGATGATCGAGTTTGTCTCTGCCACACGCTTGTCCGAAGGCCACCTCGAGTTTCTCGAACACGGTGAAACCAAAAGTCGATACAAGTCTGAGACCTGGCAGGGCTACTTATGGTCgtaaaagagaagaggagcgaGCATCAACGGACGCGGGTTCGGTGGGTGATATGCTTCTCGAATCTCCTGGCCGACCTTCCGGCACCGTTGGACCGCAGCCAATCCCACGGGGTTTCACCGACAGTGGGAGGGGCACGAGACGAGGGGAGGCCGAAAGAGAAGCAGGAATTTTGAGACGAAAGGCTTTCGCATCTACGTATGccaggaaaagaagaagaaagagcACATCACCAGTCCAGGCTAGTGTGGCGGATGCAGGGCGGAGGTCGCTCTTTCCTTCCGAGAGGCTCGACGTTTGCAGGAGCAGGGACGACTGGATATTTAagccaactttttttttttttttttttttttttttggcttgcTTCTGGCTCTATAATCAGCTGGAGGCTGGATCTGACATTGGCTCGTCTGAGAGCTCGTTGATGCATTCAAGAGGGGAAAGAAACCTAGGGTCTGGATccagggaggaggaggtcgagatcAAAGATCAAAACCAGCTCTAAGGAAAGGACAAACACGGCACAAAGGGTGGGTTGTCACAAAAGAGTAACCTAGACTGATGGATCTCAAGCTGCAACTGATCCATCTACCCATGTCGTCCATCCCAACCTTTGAGAGCATCtcaagccctcctcccaagcctcCCCTCCCGTGGTGCCCTTCGGCCCGGCAGATGGGGGTCATTGCATCCCTGTAcaacctctctctccctgACTCTCAACCAGCAAGACAACCCCCATGTTTGGCCATTGAGGGTGGACAGTGTGTTGCGGCAGATCGGCTCATGAATACATCATCTTCCAGCCCATGTCCAGATGCCTGTTTTCATGATCCGTCTCTGTCAACTCCCACGCTCGAGTGGCAAGAAAGGAAGCCGTCCAGCTTGGCCAAGGCTTATACGGAAGAAGCAATGCTGAAAAAGCAATATCAACGACGACAAAACAGGCAGTGTTGCGAGCGGGAGAGAGGGGACCTGGATGGACGGCGACGAAAACAGAAGTTGGGATATCGGCGCACAGACGCTGGCTGGGAACGTTAACAACGGTTGAGGTCCGTCCCCCTCCAGGGATCACATCAAGGGCAACATGCACCGTCGCATCGCGGGGGGGGTGATTGAAAAGATCACATTGGCGGTGACTTCTTTTCccatctctcctctttcccgATTCCGCTTTCTGAGAAGACCAGCCCCCCGCGTCAAGACCTGTCAGCCGTGCCGCAACTGCTACGAGCCAGGATTCGACCCCACCCAGAGAGGGCCTTCTCAACCCTGCCCCCGCCCCAATCTTTCAACTTCAGGGTAGCATTCTGGCGAGAGCCGCCTTGGATTTTGTCCGAACTCgacatcacatcaccatTCACTCCCACGCTCCTTTTCCCGACACCGGCACTCGACGTCTCGAGGATTCCGACATCTCAACCTCTTGCATAATGCGGTGAGAGAGTCCCAGGGCTTTTGTGCTGCCTGCCTGGTTACGGCCGCGtatggttgatgatgagggggacaGTTTCCTCCTGTCTTGAACATCGGCAGCCCCCTCTACCTACCTCTCCTCAaagtttttttgtttgtcgCTGCCCTGTTGCAAAGCGGCGGAGATCGACAATGCATGACAGCAAGGCTGCTTGTGCTAATGTAGGTCTTTCAGCGCCATTTGCTCCCTGTTCCAATCATCCCTTCGTAGCCATCACTTCTCAGATCTCAGTAGACAGCCAGAGTTGACCCTTGGCTAGCCACCACTTGCATCTGTCATTTTGACAGCCAGCTCTAGCTTCTTGACAGCATTTTCAGCTGGGGGTTTCCTGGTCATGAGGATCAATCTCCAGGATCCTGGTATCTCAAAAAAAATCCCCGATCACGATGGCTCCCCACGGCATCTCCAGCTCGGATCTGGCTTCTGACCCTCAATCCTGGGCTAGTGCCATTGGATCATTGAGGGGTCGAACGGCGTGCTGCTGTAGTAAGTGCAAACAATGGGTTTATACTTTTCGCTTGACACAGTATACCGGAGCGTGCATGGGTTTGATGcagttttctttttttcctcctATTGCATTACCTTTCACAACCTGCTGGCCATACATGTGGTCAGAATCATCCTCACGTATCGGGTCAACCCCCGAGCAGCACCGTGACGCGTGTGTTGCTGTAGCTTCCCTTGTGGTTGGGCGATCCAACATAGGATATCCTCTCAGCCCGGCCCCCAGTGGTCGAGAACATTTACCGACCCTCCTTCTGGCAGAGTCTGGAGTCACTCATTGCCTCTGATTTCAACCATGACGGACCCAGAGCGGCCCGGAAGCGAATCCGCTGGCTTGTTAGCGTCTTGCTTTAAGATGTGAGAAGCCAGCTTCCGCGGTTGGCGAGGACCCCCACTGGCTAGAGTGTGTCCTATACGCATACAGGATCTTGACAGCTTTGGGCCTCGCgtacacagcagcagcattgcATCCCGTTCACTTACAGCTGCTTCAGGCACGAGGCTACACAATGTCACACTGGGACGCAGCAACTAgcggcgctggcggcggtggcgaaGGGACATACTCGCACCGCCTTGGTTCTCTGTTGCAGTTGGAAACGTGCCAGGACCTGGTGTATCACCTTTCCCCCGGGACTCTGGGAATTTTGTCTCGAGAGTCATTTATCCTCTGGGCCTCCGAAAGGGTTGTCTCGGACCCAGCTATGACGCTGGACGCTGGAAAGGCCGGTTTGCCCCAGCCAATCGCTCGGTCGGAACTCGAAAGAAAAAGCAACAAGGAGACTTGACCGAGGTGCCGTAGCGCCGGGTCAAAGACGAAAATGCTCACCCACGCGCGGTGAGGAGAAACACCCAGACCGGGTCGTCCTTTTGCTTGTGGATTcggggttgctggggagcGAGCCTCTGTATGTCACAGTGTGTGGTCGAGCGAGCCGAGGCTGCGAGTATCCGGTGTCAGTCAAAGTATGTCCCTTTCCTCCTGTTGTCATGCCGTCGACCTCGAATACGATGATATGATAACCGCGAGACTTGGGGCTGAGAAAACGACAGAAGCTGTACGCCCGTAACCACCTGAGGGAGAGACGCTCGAAAAGCTAATTCCTTGGCTGTTGGGTATTGTGTTACTCTCACTTCTCACCATGTTGCTGTCAAAACAGCGGAGAGCGTCCGCCACGGTGTGGGATGGACAAGCAGCACACGCAGTTGTGGCTGCGAGTACCTACCTGAATGTGCTCGACTAGAGACAGCCCCCCCAGCACACACGCGCGCTTGAGCATTAGGAGAATTCCGCGCAGAATAATATTTTTCATGCTGTTTCTCGTAGATTCTTTGCTTAAAAATTCCAAGCAGCTGGGCGGTTCTCTAGCGGAGGATATCACGGCCTTGCCAGTTGGCACAGTTCCTCTACCTACATCCAATGATGAGGATTTCCGTGTGTGTGGGATTTCCGGtcccagcagcggcagcagcggcaaccGGCACACCACGGCTGAGAaaatgggaggaggtgaggtaaAGTAAGATAATGTACTGCCTGTCGCTTCCCGCGAGAGGAGCCCCCCCGTTATCTACCGACCTCACTCAGATCCAACCCCTTGGACgctgggtgatgatgggcggCGGCCCGTTTTGACCTGGAGCGGAACGGGGAGAGGGGATCGTACAGGT
It contains:
- a CDS encoding uncharacterized protein (EggNog:ENOG503PE0B) is translated as MSVMSKPGRARDSTMAVGLDKLERLEKRFRLFSTSKKKTTSRTPEHESEPSSVEPWSANGGDTSQTFPSPSFIRPTSQRMMARDEVVLSPRQSRRAQSLPDAPSTPRMNSLVSISISPRPSNHSAKSPRVPQRTSSLSPRSSRTSSSLAELLDFSFDGAGALGLGDNDTMERRSRSNSKVNPRSTSPSVSPKAPINRKRCPSEQEGSPSLSFGPAPIPTPPCSPPASPPVSPSLVPRPLAAAYRAKLGLIEPLERSRSVHVFGEQASGQLEKEPRKTSSLSTLRQTKPMAKSNTILKEPSLDDFMALSDDEILDGFPVPPQPNRPGPNPSSRNPPSFPLPPDPPVSPTPRRPSATYPLLTLSPPLASRPATAAAFEAARIAAKYNFDLVYVVNLWPNDMGLSRPSSRRSPYPPSPPQTPISGSTPSVRRTPSRRITGRLLAAYGLSSIKYPFRISAPVHEKVLQTEDWLEYRSDELKQDEHARGYMCSFHTCYHPSKQESLGAPSTKKPNRGIVFAAYRNTPTDNNQAQLELLREDAETLVDLLIDIHSTQRERKPSAARRYAAQETGPLPSPPVNPISMNAL